The following nucleotide sequence is from Candidatus Chlamydia corallus.
AATTGATATAATTTACGCAGCCTAAGCTTATACGTGGCTCGAGTTGGTCAGGCATGGCGTTTTCCCTTGTTGCTTGATGAGAGCAGCCATTCCTTCGATGTCCATTTTTACAGGTTCTTTAGACGAGGCTATCTGAAAGACTTTTTCTCCTAAATGTGTTGAAGAAAGGTCATTCGCACCGCAGGAAAGGAGGTCGAGAGCTGCATCTACACCTAAGTAATTCCACAAGGCTTTCATATTAGCGAAATTGTCTAAGAATAATCGAGCTACTGCCATTAAAGATTTTAAAGGAATCGCATGACGACATCCCAATTTTTTTAATCTTTTTCCCAAGACATTATTTTCTTGGGCAAATTTTAGGATTACGAAGTTTTTAAAACTTTGAGTTTCGTCTTGTAAGTCACGCACTTTTATCATGTGGGTAACCAGGTCTTCTGGGGCTTCTCTGTGGTAGCAGAGCATAGTGATGTTGCTATGGATTCCCAGTTGATGAGCGGTCTTATGGATCTTCAGAAAGCTCGAGGAAGAGAGTCGTTTGGGAGCTAAGAAATCACGTATTTTGTCGACGAGGATTTCGGCTCCTCCTCCAGGTATCGAATCAAGACCAGCAGTTTTTAATGTTGCAAGAACATCCTTAACAGAGATGTTATGAAGATCGGAGAGGTAGGCATACTCAATTGCAGTGAGAGCTTTGATATGGATCCGAGGGTCCTGCTCCTTAATTTTAGTAAATAGCTCAACATAGTATTGAAGATTGCAGGAGGGATAACATCCTCCAACGATGTGTACTTCTGTAATGGGAGTTTTTGTATTTTGGATTTGCTTTAGAAGATCATCTGGAGAATGGAACCATCCCTTAGGGTCTCCAGGTTTTGCATAGAAGGAACAAAATTTGCAGCTGAAGTCACAGAAATTGGTAGGATAGAGATATAAGGTTGAAGAGTAATATACAGTAGTACCCACCCGTTGTTTACAAACGTGGTGTGCAAAATCCCAAAGTGCTTGCTGATCTTCTTTGTTATCGAGGAGCAAGAGTTGTAGGGCCTCTTCGCCATTTAAGCGCTCTTGACAAGCCAGCTTCTCCATTATAGGGTATACGGGAGAAGTTTTAGGGCATTGTGGGAGGTACATCGTCATGTGATGAATCCTCGGGTGTACTATTTTCTCTAGACTTTGTACCACAATGTTCTGTTTTGTCGCATGCTTTTTTTTGGCAACAGTCTGGCTTCTGGCATCCTTTAGATAGAGGTCTGCCAAGCAAATGTGAGCCTAAAAATAGAATCCCCATACCGACTCCCAGCAATACTGTTGCACAGCAGACAATAAGAAAGAGGGTCATCATAAGAAATCCTTGCTAGGACGCGTTCTTAATTTAAATCTACCCAGATTGGGGAACTCCAAGCCATAGCGTTGTTTACCTGAGTAACTCTGAGATAATAGAATACAAAGGGTGCTTTGCCGTTAGGATCCTTGAGGGTTACTGAATCTAGCGGTACCATATCATCGTATTCATAATCAAGGTTATTACTATCGGGAAAAAAGGTATGGAGAACTTCGCCGTTACGGATGATTTCGACAGTCTTGAGTAGGGCTGTGCCTGCTACATGGCCAGAGATATGACGATTGACATTGAGTCCAGGTTTAGAGCCTGTGGAGAGTTCGGAGCCCATAGGAGCTGAGGTGATGTTAAAGCTCAAGATTATCCTTGGTCCTGTTGTGGCATAGCAGTGACGTGCGAATAAAGCTTCGACAAGAGACTCTCGATTATATTTATTGCAAATGATTGCAGTCAACCCTGGTGGATATTGTACTTGTGGTGAATCAAAGTAGTCTTTATAAGTTCCTCGATCATCGAGACCTCCAGCAACAAAGCCAAAGCGGAGGTTCTTCTTTAATCCTTCGATTACCGTGCCTCGAGGATCTTCAGTATCTTTACCTTGGATCGGGAAAGGATTGTTTAAGGCTGCTGTGGTTTCTGAAGATCCCCAGGCATTATAAATCTCTACGACTCTTTCAAATTCGGGGTAGAAATTCTCAAAATCAAAACCATGTTCTTTAGAAGCTGTGAACATAGGGACAGAAATTATATCGTGGTTGACAGTGCTTTTATAGAGCTTGGCTAAGGGAATGTGTTTGTATTCTTTGTGTTTAGAGTGGGACTTTGTTTCCTTTGTATGAAGGATTTGACGCTCTCCCTCAACATGAGGTTCTCCGCTATATTGGAATCCAGATAGGGTAATGAAGCGATCTTCTTCATTAAAGTCAGAGACAGTTTGATTGATAAGTTTCCAAATATCTGGAGTTAGATTTTCTTGATTTTCGAATGATGAAGAAGCGTAAAAATTTAGAGCGCGATCATCACGGAAATAACGCATACATGTTTCAATATTTTCTTCCGAGTCTACGCGTTCGGATTCTCCATGAAGGAGTCCCCACATAAGATTAGGAGCAGAGTCTGCGAAACATTTGATGGGTGCAGAGACGAAGATTTCTTGGGTAGAGAGATTTTTCAGTTGTATACGGTAAATCCCAGGTTCATTGAAGTAAAGATTAGGAAGAATAACAAATCCTGTTTCTGGAATGAAGAGTTGCCAATTTAAATTTTCCCTAAGGTGTTCATAGGAAAGTTCGATTCGGGTCTCTTCAGGAGAAAAGTTTGTTAGGTTACCAAATTCGTCTTCGAATCTTACTGTGATGTCAAAGCGTTTATTTTTAACGACATAGGAAGAGGTAAAGATCTCTATTTTTTTCAACACGTTTCCCCTGATATCCATAGAGAAGACATCGGGTTCATCATAGTTTCCTTGGCCTGTAGGATCAACGTAAAGGTAAAATGGTTTGCGACGTTGTGCGAAAAGCTGGGCTCCGTTCCCAGCATCATCGACTTGAGAATTGTTCGGAGAAGCTCCCAGAACAATAGTAAGGGTTTCTCCTACTTGAAGTTCATAGGGGAGGGTAAACTCGAACTGTGGAACGGGGTTATATTTTACAGGAATGGCAGTTGCTTCGATAATTTCGCCTTCGGGCATTTCTGCATAGATTACATTTCTAGTTTGAGAGAGATCCGTAGATGGGGCTTCCCAATCTGTCGGCTTTCCACTTCC
It contains:
- a CDS encoding CofH family radical SAM protein, with protein sequence MTMYLPQCPKTSPVYPIMEKLACQERLNGEEALQLLLLDNKEDQQALWDFAHHVCKQRVGTTVYYSSTLYLYPTNFCDFSCKFCSFYAKPGDPKGWFHSPDDLLKQIQNTKTPITEVHIVGGCYPSCNLQYYVELFTKIKEQDPRIHIKALTAIEYAYLSDLHNISVKDVLATLKTAGLDSIPGGGAEILVDKIRDFLAPKRLSSSSFLKIHKTAHQLGIHSNITMLCYHREAPEDLVTHMIKVRDLQDETQSFKNFVILKFAQENNVLGKRLKKLGCRHAIPLKSLMAVARLFLDNFANMKALWNYLGVDAALDLLSCGANDLSSTHLGEKVFQIASSKEPVKMDIEGMAALIKQQGKTPCLTNSSHV
- a CDS encoding DUF3604 domain-containing protein, whose translation is MRRSVCYVTPSIARAGQISTWKFLYSLATPLPAGTKCKFDLAGSGKPTDWEAPSTDLSQTRNVIYAEMPEGEIIEATAIPVKYNPVPQFEFTLPYELQVGETLTIVLGASPNNSQVDDAGNGAQLFAQRRKPFYLYVDPTGQGNYDEPDVFSMDIRGNVLKKIEIFTSSYVVKNKRFDITVRFEDEFGNLTNFSPEETRIELSYEHLRENLNWQLFIPETGFVILPNLYFNEPGIYRIQLKNLSTQEIFVSAPIKCFADSAPNLMWGLLHGESERVDSEENIETCMRYFRDDRALNFYASSSFENQENLTPDIWKLINQTVSDFNEEDRFITLSGFQYSGEPHVEGERQILHTKETKSHSKHKEYKHIPLAKLYKSTVNHDIISVPMFTASKEHGFDFENFYPEFERVVEIYNAWGSSETTAALNNPFPIQGKDTEDPRGTVIEGLKKNLRFGFVAGGLDDRGTYKDYFDSPQVQYPPGLTAIICNKYNRESLVEALFARHCYATTGPRIILSFNITSAPMGSELSTGSKPGLNVNRHISGHVAGTALLKTVEIIRNGEVLHTFFPDSNNLDYEYDDMVPLDSVTLKDPNGKAPFVFYYLRVTQVNNAMAWSSPIWVDLN